AACAGGCGTTGCAGCGGTTGATCGAGCAGGAACAGGTGTTCGCCCTGATCGCGCCGCTGGCGCCAGCCCTCGACAGCGCGCTGGCTACCCGTCTAGAGCAGGCCGGTGTGCCGCTGATCGGGCCGCTGTCACTGCTCGGTTCGGTACAGGCCAGTGCGCAGATTTTCGAACCGTTGCCGGGATTGCGCGAGCAACTGATGGCCCTGGCCGATTACGCCACGGCCAGCCTGCGCGTGCTGCAAGGGCCAACGCTGATTGCCTATCCCGACGACACCGCACAGGCCCAGACAGCGCAAAACCTGGGTGAGTATTTGCAGGGTCACGGCTGGCAGAACGTCCAGGTACAAGCCTATGACCCGGCGGCGGATGCGCTGCCACTGGGCTCGCGTTCAGTTTTCTATCTGGGCAGCGGCACTGGCTTCAGTCGCCTGGCCACACGCTTGCAAGGCTCCGGGCAGGTGCCGTACCTGTTCGCCGCCTCAAGCCAGGTGGCCGGGGATCTGCACCAGGTGCCGGACGGCTTTTCCCGGCGGGTGTTCCTCGCCTATCCGTTCGTGCCCAGCGACTGGACCCAGAGCGGACGCATGGCCCTGAGTTTGCTGCGCGAGCATCAAGGCCTTGGCGCTCAACACGCAGTGCTGCAAGTCGGCGCCTACGCCTCGATGTTGTTGTTCAGCGAAGGCATGAAACAGGCCGGACGCGATGCCAGCCGCGAAAAACTGGTGGCCGCGCTGGAAGGCCTGCACGACTTCGACACCGGCCTCACCCCGCGCCTGAGTTTCGGCCCCGGGCGACGCCTGGGCTTGAGTGGTGCGCATGTGGTCACGGTGGATTTACCGGATCAGCGCTTTTATCTGGTCGCCCCCTATAAACCGATTGTTGCCCGCCCCTGAACGGAGGCCCTGACCATGAAGCTCAGAACGTTAATGCTGTTGCTGACATGCTTCTTGCCCGTCGCGTTGGCCAACAACGGCCCGGCGGCCGCGCGGGTCAATGGCGAGGAAATCTCTGAGTTTCGCCTTGAGCGGTTCTTCGCCGAGTACCTGGAAGATCAGGGTCGCGCAGTGGCGAGCATTCGCAATCCCAAGGCCTATAAACAGCTGCGTCAGGCTGCACTCGATGCGCTGATCGACAAGGAGCTGCTGTGGCAGGAGTCGCGCAAACGGGGGGTGGTGATTGACGAGCAAAGTGTGCGCCGGCAGGTTGAGCAGACCCGCACGACCATCGGCGGCACCGAGAACTTCAACCGGCGTTTGCAGGAGGCGGGTTTCGATGAAACCTCGTACACCGAGTACATGCGCCGCGAACTGGCCGCGCAGCAGATGTTCGCTGATCTGATCCGGCAAAGGTTCACCCAGACGAGGCACGTCTTGATCAAAGTTGCGCCGAACGCCGATGCCGCCACGCAGGCTCAGGCACGTCTACGCTTAAATCAGATGCGAGCGTCTATCATCAGCGCTTCGGGGTTTGCCAGCGGTGCGGTACGTTCGCCGTTTGGTTGGCATCTGATTTATTTGCAGAACCAGTTGGAGGCGAGCGATGTCCCACATTCACAGGGGCTGGAAGCAGTCACGGGCGAGTTCGCCCGGCAGCAACAGACCCAGGCTCGTCGCCAGGTGCTCGCGCAATTGCGGGCGCAGTACAGGATCGAACGAATTGACGACGATTGAAGGTTCCCCCCCCAATAGTGGGGAATGGCTTCGATGCCCATTCAGGTGCTTCCCCGTTTCTGGGGAACGGGGTACCGGGACGAGCGGGCATTGTCATTGAATTCAAGGACATGAAGACTAAAAATTACCGGCACTCAGCTTGGCATGAAGTGTGCGTTACCCAGGGTAAGGCGCACTCCAGCGGGTTCAGTTTTCGGACTTGCGGGTTTCAAGGAGTCGACCTTGGTTAACAAAGTACTGGTTGTCGAAGACGAACAGCTGCTTGCACAGAACCTTCAGGATTATCTGTCGGCGCAGGGGCTGGACGTCCGGATTGCACATGACGGAGCGACGGGTATCGGTTCAGCCGAAACGTTTGCCCCCGACGTGCTGGTGTTCGATTACCGCTTGCCCGATATGGAAGGCTTTGAGGTGCTCGACGCGGTCCGCCAGAACAGGGCGTGTCATTTTGTGCTGATAACGGGTCACCCGACCGCTGAAGTGTGTGAGCGGGCACGGCAACTGGAAGTCAGCCACATCCTGTTCAAACCGTTTCCACTGGCGGAACTGGCCCGAGCTGTCTGCGACCTTCTGGGGTTCAAGCGCGAAGCGAAACCCGGTGCGAACCCTTCCGAGGGTTTCGTCGAACGACGCCAGAGCAGGACCGAGAGCTTCCCGTTGCAGTTGTACGATGGCAGTTGGGTGCTGGCGGATCGACGACGACAGTCGCCATCCCAGGCACCGGACGACGATCAAATGCTCACCGGGGAGTAGTGGCGCGATCAGACGTTCCGGCATTTGCCGCCAGGGTTTGTCGCGCCGACAGGGCTTTAAGCCCCGGTTGGAGAGCAAACCATGGAACGTCTGTCCGTTGTCGTCGAACCGCTGGTCCCGGAAAGTGTTCCGGTACGCTTTTCCAGTGAGCAACTCGCCCAGGCCCGGGCGCGGGCCGCCAGTTCCGGGGAACGGGTTCTCGATGCGCTCGGCGTGCTGTGCGAATTGGCGCCGATGCCGTTCATTGATTGCCTCGGCGCCACCCTGCATTACCCGGTGCTCGACACCGACAGCCTGTTTCAAGCGACGCCGGTGTTCGACCGGGTCACCCTCGCACAATGCCTCAAGCGTGAATTCATCCTGCTGCGCCACAACGACGAGGTCATCGGCGTGTTCGCCGACCCCTTCGACCCGGCGCGGCTGGCCTGGATCGACGACTGCCTGCACGGCGCGCCGCTGCATCTGGTTCACGCCGATGACCTGAAAGCCTATCTGGCGCGCCATGAAGAAAGCTTTCACGCCGTCGAATCGCTGAACGCCCAGGGCGACACCCACAGCGAGATCGACACCCTGCAAAGCCTGTCGCTGACCAGCATCAGCGAAGACGCCAGCAGCGTGGTGAAACTGGTCAACTCGACCCTCTACGACGCGCTGAAAATGCACGCCAGCGACATTCACCTCGGCACCACCGGCCACGGTCTGGTGATCAAGTACCGCATCGACGGCGTGCTCAACAACATCAGCAAAGTCCAGGGCGCCGAGTTCGCCGAACAGGTGATCTCGCGGGTCAAGGTCATGGCCGAACTCGATATCGGCGAGAAACGCGTACCGCAGGACGGTCGTTTCAAGATCGGCATCAGTGGCCGGCAGATCGACTTCCGCGTATCGATCATGCCGAGCATCTTCGGCGAAGACGCGGTGCTGCGGGTGCTCGACAAACAGGATCTGGCCGACAAGGTCTGCGGTGTGCAACTGCAAGCGCTGGGTTTTGAAGACGAGACCCTGCGCCAGTTGCGTCGCCTCGCCGCCGAACCCTATGGCATGGTGCTGGTCACCGGCCCGACCGGCAGCGGCAAGACCACCACGCTCTACGCGATGATCACCGAGATCAACCACGGCGTGGACAAGATCATCACCATCGAAGACCCGGTCGAATATCAGTTACCGGGGGTGCTGCAAATCCCGGTCAATGAGAAAAAAGGCCTGACCTTCGCCCGGGGGCTGCGCTCGATCCTGCGTCACGACCCGGACAAGATCATGGTCGGCGAGATCCGCGACCCGGACACCGCGCAGATCGCCGTGCAATCGGCACTGACCGGGCACCTGGTGTTCACCACCATCCACGCCAACAACGTCTTCGACGTGATCGGCCGCTTCACCCAAATGGAAATCGACCCCTACAGCCTGGTCTCGGCGCTCAACGCGATTCTCGCCCAGCGCCTGATTCGGCTGGTGTGCAGCAGTTGCAGCGCGCCGGTCAACCCCAGCGATGAAGAACTGCGCGCCTCGGGCCTCGATCCGCAGAAAGTCGACCACTACCACTTCGTCCACGGCAAAGGCTGCGGCCACTGCCGGGGCAGCGGTTATCGCGGGCGCACGGCGATTGCCGAGTTGCTGCACCTGGACGACGAACTGCGGCAGATGATCGTCGAGCGCCAACCCATCACCCAAATCAAAGCCCTGGCCTGTGCCCGTGGTTTGCGCCTGCTGCGTGAATCGGCGCTGGAGCTGGTGGAGCAAGGTCGGACCACGCTGGAGGAGATCAATCGTGTCACTTTTATCGCGTGAACATTTTGTCGCCGTGCTCGGCGCCAGCGGTGTTGGCCTGGGGCAGCGGCGGGGCAGCGAAACCCTGTGGCTGGGCAGCGTCGGTTACATCGACGAAGGCTTCCAGAGCTACGCGGTGGCGCTGGACACCCTCGACCGTCTGCTCGGTGAACACGCCCGCGCCGGTGCCGAATTGAGCGTGGTGATCTCCGGCCACTTCAGCCGTTTCTGCCTGGTGCCGTGGAGCGCACAAATCAGCAGCCCGGACGAGCTGCGTGGCTTCGCCCAACTGTGCTTCGAAGATTTGTTCGGCGCGCCGACGCAAGCCTGGAGTCTGGTGCTGTCCGCCGAGCCTGCCGGGTACGACCGCATCGCCAGCGCCTTGCCGCAAGACTTGCTCGATCGCCTGCGGGCACTGGCCAGCGGCCGTGGCGTGCGTCTGCGCTCGGTGCAGCCGTACCTGATGGCAGCGTTCAACCGCTTCGACAAAAGCCTGGATGCCGGTGACTTCCTCTTCGTGGTCGCCGAGCCGCAACGCAGCGTGTTGCTGCTGGCCCGGGAAGGGCGCTGGGCCGGCGTACGCTCGGCGGGTGGCAGCGACAGCGATGCGGCGCTCAGTGCCTTGATCGGTCGCGAACGGCAGTTGCAGGCGTCGACCAGCGAACGCGCCTTCAACGTGTATCTGCATGCCCCGGCGCGCCTCGACGCGCAGCCGGATGTGGCCGGGGTGCAACTGCGCACCCTTGAAGACGACTCGACGACTGTGCGTGACGGCTTGTACGTCATGTCCCGGGCGGTGGCCTGACATGCGCGCCCTCAACCTCGACTTTCAGCCACGTCCACGCTCCGGCCTGCTGGGTTGGAGCCTGCTCGGCGGCGGCGCGCTGCTGGCGCTGCTGTGCTTTGGCGTGCAACAGCACCTCGATGCCCAGGCCGAACAACAGCAAGGTCATTTGCAAACCACGCAACGCCAGCTCACCGGCGACAGTGCAGGCAAAAGCACCTTGAGCCCGGCCGAAACCCGTGAGCAAGCGCAGAACCTCGCCGAAATGCGCAAGGTCTCGCAGCAACTGCGCCGCCCGTGGGAACGCCTGTTCGCCATGCTTGAGGCCATGCCGCGCGAGGACATCGCGCTGCTGACCCTGACCCCGGATGCGCGCAAGGGCCAATTACGCATCAGTGCCGAAGCGCGGGATCTGCCAGCGATGCTGGATTTCCACAAGCGTCTGGAAGCCAGCGACGAGCTGTCCGACGTGTCGCTGCTGAGCCACGAAATTGTCGTCAAATCGCCGGAACAACCGGTGCAATTCAACCTGTCGGCGACTTGGGAGATTGGCGATGCGAATCCCTAGACTGATCGTCCACGAATACCTGCAAGGCCTCGGCCTGCCGGGCCTGGCCGGGCTGGCGCTGCTGCTGATCGCGCTGGCCTGGGCACTGGGCGGCTTGCTGCCGGGCTGGCAATCGTTGCAGCACCTGAGCCAGCAGACTCAGGAAGCCAGCGAGTATCTGGCCAAGGTGGAGGACGGCAGCATCGCGCCGCCGGTGGTGCCACAGCGTCAGCTCGACGATTTCCGCAACAAACTGCCGGCGCAGCCGCAGGCCACCGTGGCTATCGACCGCATCTACGCGCTCGCCGCTCAGGAACACATCACGCTGGCGCGCGGCGAGTACGCCCTCGGCGTCGATCCGAAAACCCATCTGGCGCGCTATCAGATTTTGCTGCCAGTGCGCGGCAGCTATCCGCAACTGCGCCGCTTCCTGCACGCCTTGCTCGGCCAGTTGCCGGCGGTGGTGGTGGAAGACGTCGAGTTTCAACGCAAGAAGATCGGCGACACCGACCTCAACGGCCGGATCCGTATGACCCTTTACCTGTCGAGGTCGTGATGAATACCAAGCGCGTGACAGGTTGGGTGGCGTTCTTCGGTGTGGCGGCGGCGCTGGCCTGGTTGCCGGAATTTCTCTCGCCGAGCGAAGACGCCGATTCGGCTGAAGTGGCCGTAGCGACGCCTGCGAAAAGCGCCAGCCGTGGTGCGTTACCGGCCAGCAACGGCAAAGTCAAAGCGGCGCCGATCAAGGACTTGAGTCCGGCCGGCGATCTGTTCGCCACCAAGAGCTGGAAGGCCGCGCCAACGCTGGCCACCGTCACTGAACAAGCGATTACGCCAACCCCGGTGGTGCCTGCCCCGAGCCTGCCACCGGTGCCGTTTCAGTTCGTCGGCAAGCTGCATGACCGCAGCGACCTGCAAGTGTTTTTGCTGAGCGGCGAAAAGATCTACGTCGTGCGCAACGGGGATGTGATCGACGACACCTGGAAGATCACCGGCATTTCCGAACTGGAATTGAGTCTGGTCTACCTGCCTTTGCATTTGTCGCAGACCTTGTCTGTGGGGAGTACGCAATGAACAGATCCCTTTTACTGATGAGCCTGGGCCTGTGCGCCGGGCTGGCCGCGTGCAGTTCTGCGCAGGTGGCCAACAAGGAAGCTGCCGACCTGATCGAGCAGGGCCAATACGAGGCCGGGCTGGCCCGGATCGAGGAAGGCTTGCGCGAGGATCCTCGCGACACCGAATTGCACCTGCTGCTCAACAGCGGCCGGGCCAAGGCGATCACTGCATTGCTGACCTCCGGTGACACCGACCGCTCACGCCGCGATTTTGCCTCGGCGCGCACGGCCTACAACCGTGTGCTGACCATCGAGCCGAACAACCGCCGCGCCCAGGATGCCCTGCGCCAGCTCGACTACCTGCGCAGCATGGACGAGAAGCTTGAACTGGCCCGTGGCGACCTGCGCCGGGGGGACATCTACGGTGCCGATCGGCAGGTCAAACAGATCCTCGAACTCGACCCTGCCAACGAAGGCGCGCTGGAGCTGCAAGGCAACATCCGCCTGGTGCAGAGCCGCAACGTGATCCCGTATCCGCAACTGCGCACCAAGCTTGATCGCCCGGTCACCCTGGAATTTCGCGAAGCCAACCTCAAGACCATTTTCGAAGTGCTGTCGCAAGTCGCCGGGCTGAATTTCATCTTCGACAAAGACCTGCGCCCGGACATGAAAGCCACGATCTTCGTGCGTGACGTGCGCATCGAAGACGCGGTGACACTGTTGCTGCAACAGAACCAGTTGCACCAGAAAGTGGTGAACGAAAACACGCTGCTGATCTACCCGGATTCGCCACAGAAGCTCAAGGACTATCAAGAGCTGGTGATGCGCACCTTCTACCTGACCAGCATCGATGCCAACACCGCGTTGAACATGGTCAAAACCATGCTCAAGACCCGCGACGTGTTCGTCGACGAACGCCTCAACACCCTGACCATGCGCGACACCGAAGACGCTGTGCGCATGGCGGAAAAACTCCTGCAATCGCAAGACCAGTCCAACCCGGAAGTGGTGCTGGAAGTGGAAGTGATGGAAGTCGCCACCCAGCGCATTCTCGACCTTGGTCTGCAATGGCCGAACACCTTTGGCGTGGTCAACAGCGACGGTTCGGCGGTGACCCTGCTTGATCAACTCAAAGGCATCAACTCCAGCCGCATCAGCATCTCGCCATCGCCACAAGCCAAGATCAACGCGCAGGACAACGACATCAACACCCTCGCCAGCCCCGTGATTCGGGTCAGCAACCGTGAGCAGGCGCGCATCCACATCGGTCAGCGCGTGCCAATCATCAGCGCCACTTCGGTGCCTTCAACCCAAGGCCCGGTGATCACTGAAAGCGTTACCTACCTGGATGTCGGTTTGAAGCTCGAAGTGCAACCGACCGTGCATTTGAACAATGAAGTGGCGATCAAGATTGCTCTGGAAGTGAGTAACGCCACGCCGCTGGAGCCAACTCGCCAGGGCACGATTCCGGTGCAGGTCGACACCCGCAACGCGCAGACCTCGCTGCGCCTGCACGACGGCGAAACGCAGATCCTCGCCGGCCTGATGCGCAATGACCACGGCGCCACTGGCAACAAGATTCCGGGCCTTGGTGATATTCCTGGCATCGGCCGGTTGTTTGGCAGCAACAAGGACACCGTCGGCAAATCGGAGCTGGTGCTGTCGATCACCCCGCGAATCGTGCGCAACCTGCCGTATCAGAGTCCGTCGGACATGGAGTTCTCCACCGGCACTGAAACCAGCATGCACATTCAGGCCCCGGATCGCTCGATGCAGACCTACTCCGCGCCAGCGCCTGTCGTGCAGCCTCGCGCTGTCGGTGGTTCGGCCGTGGCGACCACCCGTGTCACCGTCGAGAAGCCTTGATCATGAACGCCTCCCAGCGCGGTTTTACCTTGATCGAAGTCGTGGTGACGCTCGCCCTGATCGGCCTGTTGGCGAGCATGGCCGCGCCACTGACCGAGACCGTGGTGCGTCGCGGCAAGGAGCAGGATTTGCGCACGGCGCTGTATCAGATTCGCGATGGCATCGACGCTTACAAACGTGCCTTCGATGCCGGTTATATCGAGAAGTCGATGAACAGCAGCGGCTACCCGCCGAACCTGCAAGTGCTGGTCGAAGGCGTGCGTGATGTGCGCAGCGCCAAGGGTGCCAAGTTCTACTTTTTGCGCCGCATCCCGCGTGACCCGCTGGTGCCGGCCAAACGTGATGACGAAGGGGGTTGGGGCGTGCGCGCCTACAACAGTTCGGCTCAGAACCCGCGCGATGGCGAAGACGTGTTCGACGTCTACTCCACGGCGCGCGGCAAAGGCCTCAACGGCATCGCCTACCGCGAGTGGTGAACCTCATGCGCCGGGAAAAAGGTTTTACCTTGCTGGAGCTGATGGTGGTGATGGCGATCATCGCCACGCTGATGACCATCGCGCTGCCACGCTACTTCAACAGCCTCGAAGCGTCGAAGGAAACCACCTTGCGCCAGAGCCTGTCGGCGATGCGCGAAGCGCTGGATCACTTTTACGGCGACACCGGGCGCTACCCCGATTCCATCGAGCAATTGATCGAACAGCGTTACCTGCGTAACGCGCCACTGGACCCGATCACCGAACGCAAAGACCTCTGGGTGCTAATTGCGCCACCGGAAGGCGTCGCGGGCGGCGTGGCCGATATCAAAAGCGGTGCCAACGGGAGGGCGCGTGATGGCAGCCAGTATTCCGAATGGTAACCGCGCGCAGCAGGGTGGTTTCACCTACCTGGGCGTGCTGTTCCTGATCGTCGTGATGGGCATGGGCCTGGCCAGTGCCGGCGAGTTGTGGTCGACCGCCTCGCGCCGCGACCGCGAGAAGCAATTGCTCTGGGTCGGTACCCAATACGCCCAGGCGCTGCGCAGCTACTACCGCAGTTCGCCGGGGCTGGCGCAGTACCCGAAAGAGCTCGCTGACCTGCTCGACGATCAGCGTTTTCCGGAGGCTCGGCATCATCTGCGTCAGCTCTATCCGGACCCGATCGGTAAAGGTGAATGGGCACTGCAACGGGGTTTTGACGGACGCATCACCGGCCTCAACAGCCCTTCGACCGAGGTGCCGTTGAAGCAGGCGGACTTCCCCACGCAGTGGTCGGATTTTCAAGGCATGCAGCGTTATTCGGACTGGCAGTTCGTTGCCGAAAAGGCCTTCCTCGACGGCACCAACGGCCCGGCCAAAGGCCAGTCGGTCTTGCCGCAGGCGTTGCAGCCATGAGCCGCCAGTGGATGTGCGCGCTGATCCTCAGTGTCGTGGTGGGCTGCGCTCACGCCGCTGAAGAGGATGAATTGATGGGCTTCATTGTCGACGACACGATCTCGCACATCGGCCACGACTTTTACTACTCGTTCAGTGAACGCCTGCGCGACACCAGCCGGATGGATTTCAACCTGGTGGTGCGCGAGCGGCCCGACGCGCGCTGGGGCAGCCTGGTGACCGTGGAATATCAGCAACGCCTGGTGTATCGGCGCTTCCTGCCGCCGAACACCGTGGAACTGAAGGACGAGGCCTATGCGGCCGCTGACTGGGTTCGACGCCAGGTTGTCCAGCGCAAGCTGGAGGCTCTGTTGCAGGACACCACCGACCTTGAGAAGGACGAACTATGAAAACCACAACGTTCTCACGGCGCAACGGATTCTGGATCTCGGGGTTGTTGATCGGCCTTGCCAGCGCTGCCGCCGTCCAGGCCACCGAACTGGTCTACACGCCGGTCAACCCGTCATTCGGCGGCAACCCGCTCAACGGCACCTGGCTGCTCAACAACGCCCAGGCGCAAAACGATCACGACGACCCGGACCTCAAAAGCCGCTCGACCGTGGCCGGCACCTCGGCGCTGGAGCGCTTCACCAGTCAATTGCAATCGCGGCTGCTAGGGCAGTTGCTGGACAACATCTCCACCGGCAACACGGGGAGCCTGTCCACCGACTCTTTTATCGTCAACGTCATCGACGACTCCGGGGCACTGAGCATAGAAGTGACCGACCGAGCGACCGGTGAGATTTCCGAAATTCAGGTGAACGGCCTCAACCCATGACGGGCTGACGGTTCCGGGGAGAGACGGACATGAAAAAGATCATCGCGCTAGGGCTGATGTTGGCGACATTACAAGGGTGCAGTCTGCGTGAGCCGATGTCGGCCGAGCAGGACACCGAAACCCCGACCCTGACCCCCAGGGCTTCGACCTACTACGACTTGCTGAAGATGCCGCGACCCAAGGGGCGTTTGATGGCGGTGGTGTACGGCTTCCGTGACCAGACCGGGCAGTACAAACCGACGCCGGCGAGTTCGTTTTCCACCAGCGTGACCCAGGGCGCGGCCTCGATGTTGATGGACGCGATGCAGGCCAGTGGCTGGTTTGTGGTGCTGGAGCGCGAAGGGCTGCAGAACCTTTTGACTGAGCGCAAGATCATTCGCGCCTCGCAAAAGAAGCCCAATACACCGGTGAATATTCAGGGTGAGCTGCCACCGTTGCAGGCGGCGAACATGATGCTGGAAGGCGGGATCATCGCTTACGACACGAATGTGCGTAGCGGTGGGGAAGGGGCGCGGTATCTGGGGATTGATATTTCCCGGGAGTATCGGGTGGATCAGGTGACCGTCAACTTGCGTGCGGTGGATGTGCGCAGTGGGCAGGTGTTGTCGAATGTGATGACCAGCAAGACGATTTATTCGGTGGCGCGCAGTGCCGGGGTGTTCAAGTTTATCGAGTTCAAGAAGTTGCTCGAAGCCGAGGTGGGTTATACGACGAATGAGCCGGCGCAGTTGTGTGTGTTGTCGGCGATTGAGGCGGCGGTGGGGCATATGGTGGCGCAGGGGATTGAGCGGCGGTTGTGGCAGGTGGCGGGGGACAGTTCTTCGCCTTCTCAGGATGATGTTTTGAATCGGTATTTGAGTCAGAACAGGGTTGATCCTGAAACCGAGTGAACGTGGCGGCCTTTGGGCCGACCAGGTTCTTGCAGATGTACCCAGTTCCCACTGTGGGAGCGAGCCTGCTCGCGATGGCTTTTTGTCAGGCGGCGGGGTTCTTTTTGACTGAGTACATATCCGTTTCTGCGGTAACGGCTGCTTAGGGTTCCGCCCTTACGGCGGGTCACTTTTTCCAGACGCCGAAAAAGTAACCAAAAAGGCTTGCTCCTACGTGCGGCCCGCTCGCTAAAGCTCGGGGTTCCTTCGCTCCAGGATCGATCCGGGCGCAGCGCCTACGGTTTGCTTCGCTGCACCTCCTCTCGCTGTGTTTGGCTGCGCCAAACGGTCGCTGCGCTCCCACGCCCGGATCAATCCCTCCACTCAGCCTTCCGACGTCGCCCGTGGATCAAGATCAAGAGCAGGCGAGCTGACACTCGGCCTAATGGTGGGCGTGGTTACTGTGGGAGCTGCGGTGCGACGATTAGACTTGCCAGCGATGGCGGCCTGACAGCCGGCCAATTTCTTGGGGTTGTACGCATCCCTGTAGGAGCTGCCGCAGGCTGCGATCTTTTGATCTTGCTGTTGAAAAATCAAAAGATCGCAGCCTTCGGCAGCTCCTGCCTTTGCGTATTTCAATTCTGGATGTTTAACGGTGTTTCGAGTTTGCGGAACCTTCCCACAATGTTTTCAGGTTGTCCGTCGGACGTGCGGTCTCTAGCCTGTGTTCGTCGCTGCCAAATCAGCGATCGGGCGTGGAAACCCGAGAACTACAGAGCGCACAAGCGCCATTCATAACGTATCCTTCCGCACCTTCACTGTGTGCACTTTGTTATGGCGGCTGTGCGTGGGAGACCTTGTGTCTGCCGGGTTGCCTCTGTCCCGGGTTTCCAACCTGCGTACAGCTGCCACCTATTCGCTTGGAAACCGAATGGGGGGCCAGCTATAACCGTCATACAGGGTAAATAATCATGAAAAAACCAACACCCAATCCGCCAGAATCAGAAATCACCACCGAAACCACATCCCC
The sequence above is drawn from the Pseudomonas sp. FP2196 genome and encodes:
- a CDS encoding type II secretion system protein, with amino-acid sequence MAASIPNGNRAQQGGFTYLGVLFLIVVMGMGLASAGELWSTASRRDREKQLLWVGTQYAQALRSYYRSSPGLAQYPKELADLLDDQRFPEARHHLRQLYPDPIGKGEWALQRGFDGRITGLNSPSTEVPLKQADFPTQWSDFQGMQRYSDWQFVAEKAFLDGTNGPAKGQSVLPQALQP
- the csgE gene encoding curli production assembly/transport protein CsgE; translated protein: MSRQWMCALILSVVVGCAHAAEEDELMGFIVDDTISHIGHDFYYSFSERLRDTSRMDFNLVVRERPDARWGSLVTVEYQQRLVYRRFLPPNTVELKDEAYAAADWVRRQVVQRKLEALLQDTTDLEKDEL
- a CDS encoding curli assembly protein CsgF: MKTTTFSRRNGFWISGLLIGLASAAAVQATELVYTPVNPSFGGNPLNGTWLLNNAQAQNDHDDPDLKSRSTVAGTSALERFTSQLQSRLLGQLLDNISTGNTGSLSTDSFIVNVIDDSGALSIEVTDRATGEISEIQVNGLNP
- a CDS encoding CsgG/HfaB family protein, translated to MKKIIALGLMLATLQGCSLREPMSAEQDTETPTLTPRASTYYDLLKMPRPKGRLMAVVYGFRDQTGQYKPTPASSFSTSVTQGAASMLMDAMQASGWFVVLEREGLQNLLTERKIIRASQKKPNTPVNIQGELPPLQAANMMLEGGIIAYDTNVRSGGEGARYLGIDISREYRVDQVTVNLRAVDVRSGQVLSNVMTSKTIYSVARSAGVFKFIEFKKLLEAEVGYTTNEPAQLCVLSAIEAAVGHMVAQGIERRLWQVAGDSSSPSQDDVLNRYLSQNRVDPETE